In a single window of the Flavobacterium sp. W4I14 genome:
- a CDS encoding phage anti-repressor protein (product_source=COG3561; cog=COG3561; superfamily=81296) — protein sequence MRSVFLLLLSTVLFSCNQNDKHSSAFEKRTGLNLEKIDFKEKPLEILKSKIDSNVNNDLAYMKKGYSMPFDYPVGYKLDAWNGKDSFYGKAYYSKIIDSIAYYQNIYFNRIAFLTHNNKTVAILADAEIKSDTVYNEFVKQLEKQFGKPTFRPQTTEDVFYEWSAKDRRIQIDYSKGVSMEAMSGKETELKQTFNMQMLIFNRAEAAQIDSIQQKNYAKTKEYKVMQGDFKLYKNDPQKNIILMDSILNEKFK from the coding sequence ATGAGAAGCGTTTTTTTATTGTTATTGAGTACGGTTTTGTTTTCTTGTAATCAAAATGATAAACATTCTTCAGCTTTTGAGAAAAGAACAGGGCTGAATTTGGAAAAAATTGATTTCAAAGAAAAACCACTTGAGATTTTAAAATCAAAAATAGACTCAAATGTAAATAATGATCTGGCTTACATGAAAAAAGGCTATTCAATGCCTTTTGACTATCCGGTTGGCTATAAGTTAGATGCTTGGAATGGTAAAGATTCATTTTACGGTAAAGCATATTACAGTAAGATTATAGACAGTATTGCATATTATCAGAATATATACTTCAATAGGATAGCTTTTTTAACTCACAATAATAAAACAGTAGCGATTTTAGCCGATGCAGAAATTAAATCTGATACTGTTTACAACGAGTTTGTTAAACAGTTAGAAAAGCAATTTGGTAAGCCAACTTTTAGGCCACAAACTACTGAAGACGTTTTTTACGAATGGTCTGCCAAAGATAGGCGTATACAAATTGATTATTCTAAAGGGGTGTCAATGGAAGCGATGTCTGGTAAGGAAACGGAATTAAAGCAAACATTTAACATGCAAATGCTTATTTTTAATAGGGCTGAGGCGGCACAAATTGATAGCATACAGCAGAAAAATTATGCTAAAACAAAGGAATATAAAGTAATGCAGGGCGATTTCAAATTGTACAAAAATGATCCTCAAAAGAATATCATTTTAATGGATAGCATCCTTAATGAAAAATTTAAATAA
- a CDS encoding 3-methyladenine DNA glycosylase AlkD (product_source=COG4912; cath_funfam=1.25.40.290; cog=COG4912; pfam=PF08713; superfamily=48371), translating to MNDIAFILSELKSSSEPDYLKKMAYFGIDISKAFGIRLPNIRKLAKQIGKNQELSLLLWETGFHEARLLATIIGDYKQVSEMQINAWTSDFSSWDICDQACGNLFVKTPYFKSKAFEFAQAEAEFVKRTGFVLMAEAAVHLKKEPNETFLGFLPIIEREAYDNRNFVKKAINWALRQIGKRNVFLHEHAIQTANNILAQNNKKANWVALDALRELNSDAVMARHNQ from the coding sequence ATGAACGACATCGCTTTTATTCTTTCCGAATTAAAATCCAGCAGCGAGCCTGATTATCTAAAAAAGATGGCTTATTTTGGGATCGATATTTCTAAAGCTTTTGGTATCCGTTTGCCTAATATCAGAAAACTGGCCAAACAAATTGGCAAGAATCAGGAACTGTCTTTATTGCTTTGGGAGACTGGATTTCATGAAGCCCGTCTATTAGCAACCATTATTGGCGATTATAAACAGGTCTCAGAAATGCAAATAAACGCTTGGACGAGTGATTTTAGTTCCTGGGATATATGTGATCAGGCTTGCGGAAATCTTTTCGTTAAAACGCCTTATTTTAAGTCGAAGGCCTTTGAGTTTGCCCAGGCCGAAGCCGAATTTGTAAAACGAACCGGTTTTGTGTTGATGGCCGAGGCAGCTGTACACCTTAAAAAAGAACCCAACGAAACTTTTCTGGGTTTTCTTCCGATCATCGAAAGAGAAGCCTACGATAACCGGAATTTTGTTAAAAAGGCAATCAACTGGGCATTGAGGCAAATTGGCAAGCGAAATGTTTTCCTGCATGAGCATGCCATCCAAACCGCAAACAATATCCTTGCCCAAAACAATAAAAAAGCAAATTGGGTAGCATTAGATGCGTTAAGGGAGCTTAACAGCGATGCTGTAATGGCAAGGCACAATCAGTGA
- a CDS encoding GxxExxY protein (product_source=TIGR04256; pfam=PF13366; tigrfam=TIGR04256) — protein MKYGDLTGQIIGCAMKVHSFLGSGFQEKIYQKALGIEMRIGKLSYKEEMTMNIFYRDIKIGYRRVDFFVENTIMLELKAVSELNDAHLAQAINYLEAYKLPIGLLINFGSRSLTFKRVYNTKHPDNKNHD, from the coding sequence ATGAAATATGGCGATTTAACAGGCCAAATTATTGGCTGTGCAATGAAAGTTCATTCTTTTCTAGGCTCAGGTTTTCAAGAAAAGATTTATCAAAAAGCCTTGGGTATCGAAATGAGGATAGGGAAATTATCCTACAAGGAAGAAATGACAATGAATATTTTTTATCGTGATATAAAAATTGGATATAGAAGGGTAGATTTTTTTGTTGAGAATACGATTATGTTAGAATTAAAAGCTGTATCAGAATTAAATGATGCACATCTTGCGCAAGCGATTAACTACCTTGAAGCATATAAACTACCCATAGGATTATTGATCAATTTTGGAAGCAGGAGCTTAACTTTTAAAAGAGTTTATAATACGAAGCACCCGGATAACAAGAACCATGATTAG
- a CDS encoding O-succinylhomoserine sulfhydrylase (product_source=KO:K10764; cath_funfam=3.40.640.10,3.90.1150.10; cog=COG0626; ko=KO:K10764; pfam=PF01053; superfamily=53383; tigrfam=TIGR01325): MKSENFETIAIRTQTERSLHKEHSSPIYLTSSYKFEDAEEMRALFANEKEGNVYSRYSNPNTSEFIEKMCLLEGAEDGFATATGMAAIFTTFGAFLKNGDHLVSSRSVFGSTHQLLTNVFSNWGVTFDYADLDKPQDWEALIKPNTKMIFVETPSNPGIDIIDLEFLGDLAKKHNVLLVVDNCFATPYLQQPIKYGAHISIHSATKYIDGQGRVLGGVILGTKDLIADVIAFARHSGPALSPFNAWILSKSLETLAIRMDRHCENALKVAEYLEKHPKIKLVKYPFLPSHPQYDIAKKQMKQGGGIVTIVVEGGIDAARKFMDGLQMFSISANLADTRSIATHPATSTHSKLTEEQRNEVGIEQGSIRLSIGLEHINDILADIEQALA; encoded by the coding sequence ATGAAATCCGAAAATTTTGAAACCATAGCTATACGCACTCAAACCGAACGCAGTTTACACAAAGAGCATTCATCGCCAATTTACCTTACTTCGAGTTATAAGTTTGAAGATGCGGAAGAAATGCGTGCTTTGTTTGCTAACGAAAAGGAAGGGAATGTATATAGCCGTTATTCAAATCCAAATACATCAGAGTTTATCGAAAAAATGTGCCTCTTAGAAGGGGCCGAAGATGGCTTTGCCACCGCAACTGGAATGGCTGCGATTTTTACGACATTTGGTGCATTTTTAAAAAATGGCGACCACTTGGTTTCTAGCAGATCGGTTTTTGGTTCTACGCATCAATTATTAACCAATGTTTTTTCTAACTGGGGCGTAACTTTCGATTACGCCGATCTGGATAAACCACAGGATTGGGAAGCTTTGATTAAACCCAATACCAAAATGATTTTTGTAGAAACGCCATCTAATCCTGGTATCGATATTATCGATCTGGAATTTTTGGGCGATCTGGCTAAAAAACACAATGTATTATTAGTTGTTGATAATTGTTTTGCTACGCCGTATCTGCAACAACCTATTAAATATGGTGCGCACATTTCCATTCATTCGGCTACCAAATATATTGATGGACAAGGAAGAGTATTGGGTGGCGTTATTTTAGGGACCAAAGATTTAATTGCAGATGTGATTGCTTTTGCCCGTCACAGTGGGCCGGCGTTATCGCCTTTTAACGCATGGATTTTATCTAAAAGTTTAGAAACTTTGGCCATCCGTATGGACCGCCATTGTGAAAATGCTTTAAAAGTTGCAGAATATTTAGAAAAACACCCGAAAATTAAACTGGTAAAGTATCCGTTTTTACCCTCGCACCCGCAGTACGATATTGCCAAAAAGCAAATGAAACAGGGTGGTGGTATTGTAACCATTGTGGTTGAAGGCGGTATAGATGCTGCACGTAAGTTTATGGACGGCCTGCAAATGTTCTCTATCTCAGCAAATCTGGCCGATACCCGTTCCATTGCAACACACCCTGCTACCAGTACACACAGCAAACTTACCGAAGAGCAACGCAACGAAGTTGGTATTGAGCAAGGTTCCATCCGTTTATCAATTGGTTTGGAGCATATCAACGATATTTTAGCTGATATTGAACAGGCATTAGCTTAA
- a CDS encoding redox-sensitive bicupin YhaK (pirin superfamily) (product_source=COG1741; cath_funfam=2.60.120.10; cog=COG1741; ko=KO:K06911; pfam=PF02678,PF17954; superfamily=51182), with the protein MSQFILHKENTRGHANHGWLDAHHSFSFANYYNPERMHFGVLRVLNDDSIDGGMGFGSHPHDNMEIITIPLAGAIAHKDSMGNSAVIKNGEIQVMSAGTGVSHSEFNANADEQLNLLQIWLFPNKKNVTPRYDQQTLDVAARHNNFQQILSPNAEDAGVWIHQDAWFSLGKFDEGFETEYKIKKAGNGVYAFVINGEVTINGQVLSKRDGLGVWDTDSISFKANTADAEVLLMDVPMELN; encoded by the coding sequence ATGTCACAGTTTATTTTGCACAAAGAAAACACCCGAGGTCATGCTAATCATGGTTGGTTAGATGCACACCATTCATTCAGTTTTGCTAATTACTACAATCCAGAAAGGATGCACTTCGGAGTTTTAAGGGTTTTAAATGACGACAGTATTGATGGTGGAATGGGCTTTGGCTCGCACCCGCACGATAACATGGAAATTATTACCATTCCATTGGCTGGTGCAATTGCCCACAAAGATAGTATGGGTAATTCGGCCGTAATTAAAAATGGAGAAATCCAGGTAATGAGCGCCGGAACAGGTGTTAGCCACAGCGAGTTTAACGCAAATGCAGACGAGCAATTAAACTTATTGCAGATCTGGTTGTTCCCTAACAAGAAAAATGTTACGCCACGTTACGATCAGCAAACGTTAGATGTTGCAGCGAGGCACAACAATTTTCAGCAGATTTTATCGCCAAATGCTGAAGATGCCGGTGTTTGGATTCATCAGGATGCCTGGTTCTCGTTAGGTAAGTTTGATGAAGGTTTTGAAACGGAATATAAAATCAAAAAAGCTGGAAACGGTGTTTATGCTTTTGTAATCAATGGCGAAGTAACCATAAACGGACAAGTGTTGAGCAAAAGAGATGGATTAGGTGTTTGGGATACTGATAGCATTAGTTTTAAAGCCAATACTGCAGATGCAGAGGTTTTATTGATGGACGTTCCGATGGAACTGAATTAA
- a CDS encoding DNA-binding NtrC family response regulator (product_source=COG2204; cath_funfam=3.40.50.2300; cog=COG2204; superfamily=52172), whose protein sequence is MQTIILYIGRDTEITAVMNRLLNARPEWKGLCVCKNEEAIFICKEQHIDLVLLGNGIDQESEAELKNKLLALRPDLKIIQHYGGGSGLLYGEIMTAIS, encoded by the coding sequence ATGCAAACTATTATACTTTATATTGGCCGGGATACAGAAATTACTGCAGTAATGAACCGCCTGTTAAATGCCAGGCCTGAGTGGAAAGGTTTGTGTGTTTGCAAAAATGAAGAAGCCATTTTCATTTGCAAAGAACAACACATTGACTTGGTTTTACTCGGCAATGGAATCGATCAGGAATCAGAAGCTGAACTGAAAAATAAACTTCTCGCCTTAAGGCCAGACCTGAAAATTATCCAGCATTATGGTGGAGGGAGTGGATTGTTATATGGTGAAATCATGACCGCGATAAGCTAG
- a CDS encoding putative membrane protein (product_source=KO:K08992; cog=COG5416; ko=KO:K08992; transmembrane_helix_parts=Inside_1_6,TMhelix_7_26,Outside_27_40,TMhelix_41_58,Inside_59_92), whose amino-acid sequence MSAKTISIIILTALLTIFLMVNTEPVDFDFLVTTLPVSKLLVIGICIIIGFIIGFVVGRPRKTVSSYDDEIERNQPISNKKELSDEDRDYIS is encoded by the coding sequence ATGAGCGCAAAAACAATCTCCATCATTATCCTGACTGCATTACTTACCATATTTTTAATGGTGAATACCGAACCTGTTGATTTCGATTTCCTGGTTACCACACTTCCAGTATCTAAACTTCTGGTTATCGGTATTTGCATCATCATCGGTTTTATCATCGGCTTTGTTGTGGGTCGACCAAGGAAAACGGTAAGCAGTTATGATGATGAGATCGAAAGGAACCAACCAATTTCGAATAAAAAAGAATTGAGTGACGAGGATAGAGATTATATTAGTTAG
- a CDS encoding putative redox protein (product_source=KO:K07397; cog=COG1765; ko=KO:K07397; pfam=PF02566; superfamily=82784), with amino-acid sequence MNINLIRKSGKFNFEAENESGFTVELDAKAAIGGEGKGFRPMEMLLIGLGGCSGIDMVNVLTKQKEPLDDIKIAINATRKEEEMPPIFDVIDIHFDLFGDLSVQKVERALAMTFDKYCSVSNILGRSATINFTYTINKV; translated from the coding sequence ATGAACATAAATCTGATCCGCAAGAGCGGTAAATTTAATTTTGAAGCAGAAAACGAGAGCGGTTTTACTGTAGAGTTGGATGCAAAGGCTGCCATTGGTGGCGAAGGAAAAGGTTTCAGACCTATGGAGATGCTATTGATTGGACTGGGTGGCTGTAGTGGCATTGATATGGTAAATGTATTAACCAAGCAGAAGGAGCCACTTGATGATATTAAAATCGCTATAAACGCGACCAGAAAAGAGGAAGAAATGCCGCCGATTTTTGATGTAATCGATATTCACTTCGATTTATTTGGCGATTTAAGCGTTCAAAAAGTTGAACGTGCACTAGCCATGACTTTCGATAAATATTGCTCCGTGTCGAATATTTTAGGCCGCTCTGCAACTATTAATTTTACTTATACAATAAACAAGGTATAG
- a CDS encoding 4-diphosphocytidyl-2-C-methyl-D-erythritol kinase (product_source=KO:K00919; cath_funfam=3.30.230.10,3.30.70.890; cog=COG1947; ko=KO:K00919; pfam=PF00288,PF08544; superfamily=54211,55060; tigrfam=TIGR00154), which produces MLSFPNAKINLGLNITEKRADGYHNLETVFYPINIKDSVEITDAAITSCKIHGIDIPGNPNDNLCFKAYQLVKKDYDIPAQQINLLKNIPVGAGLGGGSADCAFLIKLLNEKFDLRMSVDKMESYARQLGADCAFFIENKPVYAFNKGDEFEKCEIDLSGWFKVLVKPPVHVSTADAYAHVKPQKPLQSLKEIIHLHPTTWKNKVINDFELSVFAKYPQIRQIKTSLYDAGATFALMSGSGSSVFAIFDHPVKLPELEENNLVFYGI; this is translated from the coding sequence ATGCTATCTTTTCCCAACGCGAAAATAAACCTAGGCTTAAATATCACCGAAAAACGTGCTGATGGTTACCACAACCTCGAAACCGTTTTTTATCCGATCAATATTAAAGATTCGGTCGAAATTACGGATGCAGCAATAACTTCGTGCAAAATCCATGGAATTGATATTCCTGGTAACCCGAACGATAACCTTTGTTTTAAAGCCTATCAATTGGTAAAGAAAGATTATGATATTCCGGCGCAGCAGATCAATTTATTGAAAAACATTCCTGTTGGTGCGGGTTTGGGTGGGGGATCGGCGGATTGTGCATTTCTGATCAAATTATTAAACGAGAAATTCGATTTGAGGATGTCTGTTGATAAGATGGAAAGTTACGCGCGTCAGCTAGGGGCAGACTGTGCTTTCTTTATCGAGAACAAACCTGTTTATGCATTTAATAAAGGTGATGAATTTGAAAAGTGTGAAATAGATTTGTCAGGCTGGTTTAAAGTTTTGGTAAAACCGCCTGTACATGTAAGTACGGCCGATGCTTATGCACATGTAAAACCGCAAAAACCTTTGCAATCGTTAAAAGAAATTATACATTTGCATCCAACAACATGGAAAAATAAGGTTATCAACGATTTCGAACTATCGGTATTCGCAAAGTATCCCCAAATTCGTCAAATAAAAACCAGTTTATACGATGCAGGCGCAACATTCGCTTTAATGAGTGGTAGCGGTTCGTCGGTTTTTGCAATTTTCGACCATCCGGTTAAATTGCCCGAACTGGAAGAAAATAACTTAGTATTTTATGGTATTTAA